Proteins from a single region of Runella sp. SP2:
- a CDS encoding MFS transporter encodes MKEKPNLSFWQIWNMSFGFLGIQYGFGLQQANMSPIFRYLGADEASIPGLWLAGPLTGLLLQPIIGAVSDRSWSPKWGRRRPFILVGALVGSLAMILMPNSSAVWMAAGLMWMLDAGLNSAMEPFRAFVGDMLNEKQRPVGFAVQSFFVGFGQTLANLMPYILPLLGISMVLSDEQLANGIPNSVRYPFYIGAASILLAVFWTMRTTKEYPPENDDYKKEHVFTEEEKKSISFWHLSLAVGAAILGFGFAYFSGGLATGLQWGLGILIGGYLILMLPVFKEILAPLSSMPTVMRQLWWVKFFTWYGLPLMWQYLSLSVAKYAFNAPDAVSNPTGFEEGTKWGGLCFAMFSVSCAVISFFIPRIVKIVGSSRGTHALFLVLGAMGFFMTLLSNDKMVYLAGMTIIGLMWGSIMSMPYLMLAAAVPKEKMGVYMGIFNGFICVPQFIGMLTVPIFYKTLLGDDPRNALVLAGVCMLLAAGSCFLVKEQKA; translated from the coding sequence TCAATCCCTGGCCTTTGGCTTGCAGGCCCACTCACAGGGCTATTACTTCAACCGATTATTGGCGCAGTATCCGACCGTAGTTGGTCACCCAAATGGGGCCGTCGTCGTCCGTTTATTTTGGTAGGTGCCCTTGTTGGAAGCCTTGCCATGATTCTCATGCCAAACTCTTCGGCCGTATGGATGGCGGCAGGGTTGATGTGGATGCTCGATGCGGGTCTCAACTCGGCCATGGAGCCTTTCCGCGCTTTTGTGGGTGACATGCTCAACGAAAAACAACGTCCCGTAGGTTTTGCCGTACAATCGTTTTTTGTTGGTTTTGGACAAACCCTCGCCAACCTCATGCCGTACATTTTGCCGTTGCTAGGCATTTCGATGGTGCTCAGTGATGAACAACTAGCCAACGGTATTCCCAATTCGGTACGTTATCCTTTTTACATTGGAGCTGCTTCTATTTTATTAGCGGTATTTTGGACCATGCGGACTACCAAAGAGTATCCCCCTGAAAACGATGACTATAAAAAAGAACACGTTTTTACGGAAGAAGAGAAAAAGTCTATTTCCTTTTGGCACCTATCGCTTGCCGTGGGAGCCGCTATTTTGGGCTTCGGATTCGCCTATTTTTCAGGAGGGTTGGCAACGGGGCTTCAGTGGGGATTAGGAATTTTAATCGGAGGCTATTTGATTTTGATGCTGCCTGTGTTTAAAGAAATTTTAGCGCCTTTGTCGTCGATGCCTACCGTCATGCGTCAGCTTTGGTGGGTGAAATTCTTTACGTGGTATGGACTTCCGTTGATGTGGCAATATTTATCGCTTTCTGTGGCCAAATACGCGTTCAACGCGCCCGATGCCGTTTCTAATCCTACGGGTTTTGAGGAAGGAACGAAGTGGGGTGGTTTGTGTTTTGCCATGTTTAGCGTATCCTGCGCCGTGATTTCGTTTTTTATTCCTCGTATTGTAAAAATCGTGGGTAGCTCGCGCGGAACGCACGCATTATTTCTGGTTCTTGGGGCGATGGGCTTTTTTATGACATTACTTTCCAACGATAAAATGGTCTATCTCGCAGGAATGACCATTATTGGTTTGATGTGGGGTTCTATCATGTCAATGCCTTACTTGATGCTAGCCGCAGCCGTTCCTAAAGAAAAAATGGGTGTATATATGGGGATTTTCAATGGCTTTATTTGCGTGCCTCAATTCATCGGTATGTTGACTGTACCCATTTTCTACAAAACTCTCCTTGGCGATGACCCACGCAATGCCCTTGTATTAGCGGGTGTGTGTATGCTACTGGCAGCAGGGTCTTGTTTTTTGGTAAAAGAACAAAAAGCGTAG
- a CDS encoding DUF177 domain-containing protein gives MKALTQYDIDIYGLKEKQYVYDFESRSEFFEELEQELIENGHFKTHLTLDKSATMLILNFHIVGNVELVCDRSLETFEEPLDIQERLILKYGDHNEQLSDEIELIRQDTVRINVASHIFEYIALALPMKKLHPRFRTDEEELEDEDEIEGVLVYQTPEEETPEEPDEEDPRWAALRKLKGN, from the coding sequence GTGAAAGCGCTAACACAGTACGACATAGACATTTACGGCTTAAAAGAGAAGCAATACGTTTACGATTTTGAGTCGAGAAGCGAGTTTTTTGAAGAACTGGAGCAAGAACTCATTGAAAATGGGCATTTTAAGACCCATTTGACGCTGGATAAATCTGCTACGATGCTGATTCTTAATTTTCACATCGTAGGAAACGTAGAATTAGTGTGTGATCGTAGTCTTGAGACGTTTGAAGAGCCTTTAGACATTCAAGAACGGCTAATTCTCAAGTACGGCGACCACAACGAACAGCTTTCGGACGAAATCGAGTTAATTCGTCAAGATACGGTTCGCATCAACGTCGCTAGTCATATTTTTGAGTACATCGCATTGGCGTTGCCAATGAAAAAACTTCATCCTCGGTTCCGAACCGACGAAGAAGAGTTGGAAGACGAAGATGAAATTGAGGGAGTTTTGGTGTATCAAACCCCAGAGGAAGAGACACCCGAAGAGCCCGATGAGGAAGACCCACGCTGGGCGGCCCTAAGAAAGCTGAAAGGCAATTAA
- the rpmF gene encoding 50S ribosomal protein L32, with protein sequence MAHPKRRHSSTRRDKRRTHDALTGKALSTDPTTGEVHVMHRAHVFEGNLVYKGKVVVEGYAKV encoded by the coding sequence ATGGCACATCCCAAACGAAGACACTCAAGCACACGCCGTGACAAGCGCCGTACGCACGACGCATTGACGGGCAAGGCACTTTCTACTGACCCAACAACAGGCGAAGTACACGTAATGCACCGCGCCCACGTTTTTGAGGGTAATTTGGTTTATAAAGGCAAAGTAGTAGTAGAAGGCTACGCAAAAGTCTAG
- the plsX gene encoding phosphate acyltransferase PlsX, whose amino-acid sequence MKIGIDAMGGDFAPEAIVEGAVLATPNLPNNVQLVLIGKQDIINELLTKYGYQGSQIEVVHAEDVVEMGEHPTKALSQKPHSSISVGFKLLKEKNIDIFCGAGNTGAMHVGALFSIKAIEGIIRPAIVGLVPQKKGGYAAMLDIGANADCKPEVLEQFGVIGSIYAQYTFGIDKPRVALMNIGEEEQKGSLVAQAAHQLLKENTRINFVGNMEGGDFFDDKADVIVTDGFTGNALFKLAESFYTVASERGIKDDYIDKMNYEAVGGSSIVGVNGNVMIAHGISSPTAIKNMISWACKQVEAQIHVHIAKALS is encoded by the coding sequence ATGAAAATAGGAATAGATGCAATGGGAGGCGATTTTGCCCCCGAGGCAATTGTCGAAGGTGCTGTTCTGGCGACTCCCAATTTGCCGAACAACGTCCAACTCGTACTCATAGGCAAACAAGACATTATAAACGAGCTACTAACGAAGTATGGTTACCAAGGCTCGCAGATTGAAGTGGTACATGCCGAAGATGTAGTAGAGATGGGAGAACACCCTACTAAAGCCTTGTCCCAAAAACCTCATTCGAGCATTTCGGTTGGGTTTAAGTTACTGAAGGAAAAGAATATAGACATCTTTTGTGGAGCAGGTAACACGGGAGCAATGCACGTAGGCGCTTTATTTAGCATCAAAGCGATTGAAGGCATTATCCGCCCCGCCATTGTTGGGCTCGTCCCTCAGAAAAAAGGAGGGTACGCTGCCATGTTAGATATTGGAGCCAACGCAGACTGCAAACCAGAGGTACTCGAACAATTTGGCGTGATTGGTTCAATTTACGCTCAATATACTTTTGGCATCGACAAACCACGCGTGGCGTTGATGAACATTGGTGAAGAAGAGCAAAAAGGCTCGCTCGTAGCCCAGGCAGCACATCAGCTTTTGAAAGAAAATACGCGTATCAACTTCGTTGGTAACATGGAAGGTGGGGACTTTTTTGACGACAAGGCCGATGTAATCGTTACGGACGGCTTTACTGGTAATGCTCTATTTAAACTCGCTGAGTCGTTCTATACAGTTGCCAGTGAGCGTGGTATCAAAGATGACTACATCGACAAGATGAACTACGAAGCGGTGGGAGGAAGTAGCATCGTGGGCGTAAACGGCAATGTGATGATTGCACACGGTATTTCGTCACCAACGGCTATCAAAAACATGATTAGCTGGGCTTGCAAACAAGTAGAAGCTCAAATCCATGTCCATATTGCCAAAGCATTGAGTTGA
- a CDS encoding beta-ketoacyl-ACP synthase III, translating into MSQIRAAITGIQGYLPDYVLTNAELEKMVDTNDEWITARTGIKERHILKGEGLGTSHMAAEAVKGLLAKTNTAAGDIDLLICATTTPDFVFPSTANLICDMVGIKSIGSFDIQAACSGFIYALTVGSQFIETGKYKKVIVVGADKMSAIIDYTDRTTCVLFGDGAGAVLLEPNTEGLGILDTIIKSDGAGQPFLHQKAGGSRFPPTHETIDKRWHYAYQDGQSVFKFAVTNMADVAAEIMERNHLSGDDVAWLVPHQANKRIISATANRMKVGMDKVMLNIHKYGNTTAATIPLCLWDYESQLNKGDNLIFAAFGGGFTWGSVYVKWAY; encoded by the coding sequence ATGAGTCAAATTCGCGCGGCTATTACGGGGATACAAGGATACTTACCCGATTATGTACTAACCAACGCTGAGTTGGAGAAAATGGTAGATACCAACGACGAGTGGATTACGGCCCGTACAGGTATTAAAGAACGGCATATCCTCAAAGGCGAAGGACTGGGTACATCCCACATGGCCGCCGAAGCAGTAAAAGGGCTTTTGGCCAAAACAAACACTGCGGCAGGTGATATTGACTTGTTGATTTGTGCAACAACTACTCCCGATTTTGTATTTCCGAGTACAGCCAATCTCATCTGTGATATGGTGGGTATTAAATCCATTGGAAGTTTTGATATTCAGGCGGCTTGCTCAGGCTTTATTTATGCCCTGACGGTAGGTTCGCAGTTTATCGAAACGGGTAAATACAAAAAAGTGATTGTGGTAGGAGCGGATAAAATGTCAGCTATTATTGACTATACCGACCGTACGACCTGCGTGTTGTTTGGGGACGGAGCAGGCGCTGTTTTGCTCGAACCTAACACCGAAGGGCTCGGAATTTTAGATACCATTATCAAATCAGACGGAGCTGGTCAGCCCTTCTTGCACCAAAAAGCAGGAGGAAGCCGCTTCCCCCCCACGCACGAAACGATTGACAAACGCTGGCACTATGCCTACCAAGATGGTCAGTCGGTATTTAAGTTTGCCGTTACCAATATGGCCGACGTTGCGGCTGAAATCATGGAGCGTAACCACCTCTCAGGCGACGACGTGGCGTGGTTGGTACCTCACCAAGCCAACAAACGCATCATTTCCGCAACGGCCAACCGCATGAAAGTCGGGATGGACAAAGTGATGCTGAACATTCATAAATACGGAAACACGACTGCGGCAACCATTCCTCTGTGTTTATGGGATTATGAATCGCAACTTAACAAAGGCGATAATCTCATTTTTGCTGCATTTGGAGGAGGCTTTACGTGGGGGTCGGTATATGTAAAATGGGCGTATTAA
- the efp gene encoding elongation factor P, which produces MATTADIRNGLVINFNHDLFQIVEFQHVKPGKGAAFVRTKLKSLTSGKVLDNTFNSGVAIYPVRVERREFQFLYKDEAGFNFMDNESFEQISIDEKLVDGADLMKEGQVVEILLNTENEAPLTCELPATVDLEVVYAEPGIKGDTANNPRKAVEVETGARIMVPMFIEQGDKIRIKTATREYSERVK; this is translated from the coding sequence ATGGCAACAACTGCAGACATCCGTAATGGATTAGTAATTAATTTTAACCACGATTTGTTTCAAATTGTCGAGTTTCAACACGTTAAACCAGGTAAAGGGGCGGCTTTTGTACGTACAAAACTTAAAAGCCTTACCAGTGGTAAAGTGTTGGACAATACCTTTAACTCAGGGGTGGCAATCTACCCTGTGCGCGTAGAGCGCCGAGAGTTTCAATTCTTGTACAAGGACGAAGCTGGCTTCAACTTTATGGACAATGAATCGTTTGAGCAAATTTCAATCGACGAAAAATTGGTTGACGGGGCTGACTTGATGAAAGAAGGCCAAGTCGTAGAAATTTTATTGAATACTGAAAACGAAGCACCCCTCACGTGCGAACTTCCAGCCACAGTTGACTTGGAAGTAGTATATGCAGAGCCAGGCATTAAAGGCGATACTGCCAACAACCCTCGCAAGGCAGTAGAAGTAGAAACGGGAGCGCGCATCATGGTGCCTATGTTTATCGAACAAGGAGATAAAATCCGCATCAAAACAGCTACCAGAGAGTACTCAGAACGCGTTAAGTAA
- the accB gene encoding acetyl-CoA carboxylase biotin carboxyl carrier protein — protein sequence MEIKDIQKLLDFIAHSSLDEVNIETGEFKVSVKRNAVTTVVAAAPAPVAAAPVVAAPAPAAAPAPAKADESKYLTIKSPMIGTFYRSGGPDKPSFVEVGDEVATGKVVCIVEAMKLFNEIESEVSGRIVKVLVENATPVEYDQPLFLVEPA from the coding sequence ATGGAAATTAAAGACATTCAGAAATTACTCGATTTCATTGCTCACTCTAGTTTGGACGAAGTAAACATCGAAACTGGTGAGTTTAAGGTAAGCGTAAAGCGCAACGCCGTGACTACCGTGGTTGCCGCTGCTCCTGCTCCCGTAGCCGCCGCGCCAGTAGTGGCCGCTCCTGCACCAGCAGCAGCACCCGCTCCTGCTAAAGCGGATGAATCGAAGTATTTGACCATCAAATCACCAATGATTGGTACTTTCTACCGTTCAGGCGGGCCAGATAAACCTTCGTTTGTAGAAGTAGGCGACGAAGTTGCAACTGGAAAAGTGGTTTGTATTGTAGAAGCGATGAAGCTTTTCAACGAAATCGAATCGGAAGTATCAGGTCGTATCGTAAAAGTATTGGTTGAAAATGCTACGCCTGTAGAATACGACCAGCCATTGTTCTTGGTAGAGCCTGCTTAA
- the accC gene encoding acetyl-CoA carboxylase biotin carboxylase subunit, whose translation MFKKILIANRGEIALRIIRTCREMGIKTVAVYSTADRDSLHVRFADEAVCIGPPPSRQSYLSIPNIISAAEITNADAIHPGYGFLSENAEFSRICAEYGIKFIGATAEQINFMGDKSTAKATMKAAGVPVIPGSEGLLESVEEGKALAKEIGYPVIVKATAGGGGRGMRIIKDESEFQKAWDDAKMESGAAFGNDGLYLEKFVEEPRHIEIQVVGDQYGTVCHLSERDCSIQRRHQKLVEETPSPIVSPELRERMGEAAIRGASAIAYEGAGTIEFLVDKYGEFYFMEMNTRIQVEHPITEEVTDFDLIKEQIKVAAGERISGQNYSPKLYAMECRINAEDPANGFRPSPGKITQLHFPGGHGVRIDSHVYAGYTIPPNYDSMIAKVIVSGQSREEVTTRMKRALQEFVIEGIKTTIPFHIRLMDDAGFQSGMFTTKYLETFDFSGL comes from the coding sequence ATGTTCAAGAAAATACTAATCGCCAATCGCGGGGAGATTGCATTGCGCATTATCCGTACTTGCCGCGAAATGGGTATAAAAACAGTCGCTGTGTATTCCACTGCTGATCGTGATAGCCTTCACGTTCGTTTTGCAGATGAGGCTGTTTGTATTGGCCCTCCGCCAAGCCGACAATCATATTTGAGTATTCCAAATATCATTTCAGCCGCAGAAATTACCAATGCTGATGCCATTCACCCAGGCTACGGGTTTTTGTCAGAAAACGCTGAATTTTCGCGAATTTGTGCCGAATACGGCATCAAATTTATCGGAGCAACGGCCGAGCAAATTAATTTCATGGGGGATAAGTCAACCGCCAAAGCAACGATGAAGGCGGCGGGTGTACCAGTTATCCCAGGTTCAGAAGGTTTGTTGGAATCGGTGGAAGAAGGTAAAGCCTTGGCCAAAGAAATTGGCTATCCTGTTATTGTAAAAGCTACCGCGGGTGGTGGTGGCCGTGGGATGCGGATTATCAAAGATGAAAGTGAATTTCAGAAAGCATGGGACGATGCTAAAATGGAATCAGGAGCAGCCTTCGGAAATGATGGCTTGTACCTTGAGAAGTTTGTAGAAGAGCCGCGCCACATCGAAATTCAGGTAGTAGGTGACCAATATGGCACCGTTTGCCACCTTTCTGAACGCGATTGCTCGATTCAGCGTCGTCACCAAAAATTGGTCGAAGAAACGCCATCACCAATTGTATCCCCAGAGCTTCGTGAGCGCATGGGCGAAGCGGCTATCCGTGGAGCGTCAGCGATTGCCTACGAAGGAGCAGGAACGATTGAGTTTTTGGTGGATAAATACGGCGAGTTTTATTTCATGGAAATGAACACACGTATTCAGGTAGAACACCCAATCACGGAGGAAGTGACTGATTTTGATCTTATTAAAGAGCAAATTAAAGTAGCTGCTGGTGAGCGTATTTCGGGTCAAAATTACTCGCCAAAGCTGTATGCGATGGAGTGTCGTATCAACGCCGAGGACCCTGCCAACGGTTTCCGCCCAAGTCCAGGAAAAATTACGCAGTTGCATTTCCCTGGTGGACACGGGGTTCGTATCGACAGCCACGTATATGCAGGTTATACGATTCCGCCAAACTATGACTCAATGATTGCAAAAGTAATCGTGAGTGGTCAGTCGCGGGAAGAAGTAACAACCCGTATGAAGCGCGCCTTGCAAGAGTTTGTAATTGAAGGTATCAAAACGACGATTCCTTTCCACATTCGCTTGATGGACGATGCAGGCTTCCAATCGGGAATGTTTACGACAAAATACCTCGAAACATTTGATTTTAGTGGTTTGTAA
- a CDS encoding dienelactone hydrolase family protein, translating to MKTNKSVRSMFNTILQKVLLIAILGISLFVISCQESNTVVAPTSPKTNASARLATDAIAVATNDTVYNVTFQNAKGLTLTAKLYVPALQPGEQIPAMVVMHGCGGMWSNDNVAANKMKTNFNEWATDFTTKKIASLFIDSYTNRLENGQPIVEFCGRTPLNDSICSPVYERTYDAYAGLAYLRSLPYIQGSRIGLMGFSHGGSTTMAALVNTTLVTKSQWTVWYQNKTYNVAAPVARPAQGGFKTAVAYYPGGGFFSYFGSVSDATKGKYVNYAPLLILIGKNDDLLAATQVQYDRAKLNGAGTSIELVTYENANHSFDEKTTGDDAVAKAAARTKVSSWLAATL from the coding sequence ATGAAAACAAACAAATCAGTACGTTCAATGTTCAACACAATTCTTCAAAAAGTCCTTTTAATCGCCATTTTAGGCATTTCTCTCTTCGTTATAAGCTGCCAAGAATCCAACACAGTAGTAGCTCCAACTAGCCCTAAAACTAATGCTAGTGCCCGCCTTGCCACCGACGCCATCGCCGTCGCAACCAACGACACCGTTTACAACGTCACCTTCCAAAACGCCAAAGGATTAACACTCACCGCCAAGCTATACGTGCCTGCCCTCCAACCTGGCGAGCAGATTCCTGCCATGGTTGTGATGCACGGATGCGGCGGAATGTGGTCAAACGATAACGTAGCTGCCAACAAAATGAAAACCAATTTTAACGAATGGGCAACCGATTTTACGACCAAGAAAATTGCGTCGTTGTTTATTGATAGCTACACCAACCGCCTTGAAAATGGTCAGCCGATTGTAGAGTTTTGCGGCCGTACTCCGCTCAACGATAGCATTTGCTCTCCTGTCTACGAACGCACCTACGATGCCTACGCTGGTTTGGCTTATTTGCGCAGCTTGCCTTACATTCAAGGAAGTCGAATTGGGTTGATGGGCTTCTCTCACGGAGGTTCTACCACGATGGCCGCCCTTGTCAATACTACATTGGTCACCAAAAGCCAATGGACCGTTTGGTATCAAAATAAAACTTACAACGTAGCCGCTCCCGTTGCTCGTCCTGCCCAAGGTGGTTTCAAAACAGCCGTTGCTTATTATCCTGGCGGTGGGTTCTTTAGCTATTTTGGAAGTGTTTCGGATGCTACCAAGGGCAAATATGTCAACTACGCCCCTCTTTTGATTCTAATTGGGAAAAACGATGATTTGCTTGCTGCCACCCAAGTACAATACGACCGTGCCAAATTAAACGGTGCAGGAACAAGCATTGAGTTAGTGACTTACGAAAACGCCAACCACTCTTTCGACGAAAAAACAACGGGTGACGACGCCGTTGCCAAAGCCGCTGCTCGTACCAAAGTTTCAAGCTGGTTAGCGGCGACTTTGTAA
- the aceA gene encoding isocitrate lyase, with product MKINTQDRIQSLIADWTTNPRWNGIQRPYTAEEVVRLAGSYQIEHSVARMGAEKLWNLLQNDEWVAGLGALTGNQAVQEVAAGMKAIYLSGWQVAADANLAGQMYPDQSLYPADSVPAVVKRINNSLLRADQIQSVSNDGNIDWLVPIVADAEAGFGGNLNAFELMKQMIEAGASGVHFEDQLSSAKKCGHLGGKVLVPTQEAINKLVAARLATDVMGVPTLVIARTDAEAANLITSDIDERDEKFIRRDLGRTPEGFYYVRNGLEQGIDRGLSYAPYADLIWMETGNPDLGLAREFAEAIRSQFPDKLLAYNCSPSFNWAKFMDEKQMLNFREKIAEMGYKFQFITLAGFHALNTAMFELSSAYVERGMAGFSELQQREFALQAKGFKAVKHQAFVGTGYFDAVQNTVTAGTSATVAMKGSTEEEQFH from the coding sequence ATGAAAATCAACACACAAGACCGCATTCAATCGCTCATTGCCGATTGGACGACCAACCCTCGTTGGAACGGAATTCAGCGCCCTTACACAGCCGAAGAAGTAGTTCGCTTAGCGGGTTCGTACCAAATCGAACACTCGGTGGCTCGTATGGGAGCCGAAAAACTATGGAATTTGCTCCAAAACGACGAGTGGGTCGCTGGGTTGGGCGCACTCACAGGCAACCAAGCCGTGCAAGAAGTAGCGGCAGGCATGAAAGCCATTTATCTTTCGGGCTGGCAGGTGGCCGCCGATGCCAATTTAGCTGGGCAAATGTACCCCGACCAAAGTCTTTACCCCGCTGACAGCGTTCCAGCAGTCGTAAAACGCATCAACAATTCCCTTTTGCGGGCCGACCAAATCCAATCGGTGAGCAATGACGGTAACATCGACTGGCTTGTCCCTATCGTAGCCGATGCCGAAGCGGGTTTTGGGGGTAATCTCAATGCGTTTGAGTTGATGAAACAAATGATTGAAGCGGGGGCATCTGGCGTACACTTTGAAGACCAGCTTTCTTCGGCCAAAAAATGTGGTCACTTAGGCGGCAAAGTATTGGTTCCTACCCAAGAAGCCATCAATAAATTGGTCGCGGCCCGCCTTGCCACCGATGTCATGGGTGTACCTACGCTGGTTATTGCTCGTACCGATGCCGAGGCCGCCAATCTTATCACATCCGACATCGACGAGCGCGATGAGAAATTTATCCGTCGCGACTTGGGTCGTACGCCCGAAGGTTTCTACTACGTTCGGAACGGACTTGAGCAAGGCATCGACCGTGGTTTGAGTTACGCCCCTTATGCCGACCTGATTTGGATGGAAACAGGCAACCCCGACTTAGGACTAGCGCGTGAGTTTGCCGAAGCCATCCGCAGTCAGTTCCCCGACAAGTTGTTAGCCTACAATTGCTCACCGTCGTTTAACTGGGCGAAGTTTATGGACGAAAAACAAATGCTGAATTTCCGTGAAAAGATTGCGGAGATGGGGTATAAGTTCCAATTCATTACCTTGGCAGGCTTTCACGCCCTCAATACGGCCATGTTTGAGCTATCGTCGGCTTACGTAGAACGCGGAATGGCTGGTTTCTCAGAACTACAACAACGTGAATTTGCGCTCCAAGCAAAAGGTTTCAAAGCCGTGAAACACCAAGCTTTTGTAGGAACAGGCTATTTTGATGCGGTTCAGAATACCGTAACCGCGGGTACTTCTGCCACTGTTGCCATGAAAGGCTCGACCGAAGAAGAACAGTTTCATTAA
- the aceB gene encoding malate synthase A: protein MSTQTDTLLEGIDITGTMCSQYDQILTPEALQFIAHLHRRFNGRRLELLCLRDLRTIAIQKGEMPQFLPETAPIREADWTVNAIPSDLQNRRTEITGPVDRRMVINALNSGANVFMADFEDASSPTWSNMIEGQINLYDAIRRQIDFTAENGKTYQLKDKVATLVVRPRGWHLHEKHLLIDNQAISASLFDFGLYFFHNAHQLLQNGSGPYFYLPKLESHLEARLWNEVFIAAQEWLRLPLGTIKATVLIETILAAFEMDEIIYELRHHLAGLNAGRWDYIFSIIKKFKDYPEFILPDRTQVTMRMPFMRAYCRLLVQTCHKRGAHAIGGMSAFIPSRRDAEVNRIAFERVEADKQLEVETGFDGTWVAHPDLVSVAKAPFDALLGAQPHQKHIKRQHDRIEAEALIDVYIKEGTISENGLRANINIGILYIASWLRGVGAAAIHNLMEDAATAEISRAQVWQWLHHEVKTFDGRPITLNWYKNVFIEEINKIKEDVGIEAFTKGHYEQAAELFDHLVTQPQFESFLTLPAYELLEA from the coding sequence ATGAGTACTCAAACCGACACCCTCCTTGAAGGCATTGACATCACAGGAACGATGTGTAGCCAGTACGATCAAATCTTAACTCCTGAGGCTCTGCAATTTATCGCTCACCTGCACCGACGCTTTAACGGGCGTCGCCTCGAACTCCTTTGTCTGCGCGACCTTCGTACCATCGCAATTCAAAAAGGCGAAATGCCGCAGTTCCTTCCCGAAACTGCTCCTATTCGTGAAGCAGACTGGACCGTCAATGCCATTCCCAGTGATTTACAAAACCGCCGCACCGAAATTACAGGCCCCGTTGACCGCCGCATGGTCATCAATGCCCTCAATTCGGGTGCGAATGTATTTATGGCCGATTTTGAAGATGCCTCTTCTCCCACTTGGAGCAACATGATAGAAGGGCAAATCAACCTGTACGACGCGATTCGTCGCCAAATCGACTTTACGGCTGAAAATGGTAAGACCTACCAGCTCAAAGACAAGGTAGCTACGCTGGTGGTTCGTCCGCGCGGCTGGCACCTCCACGAAAAGCATTTACTCATTGATAATCAAGCCATTTCAGCCTCTTTATTCGACTTCGGTTTGTATTTTTTCCACAATGCTCATCAATTGTTGCAAAACGGCAGCGGGCCGTATTTCTATCTCCCCAAACTCGAAAGCCATTTAGAGGCACGCCTTTGGAACGAGGTATTTATCGCTGCGCAAGAATGGCTTCGTTTGCCTCTGGGCACGATTAAAGCAACGGTTTTGATAGAAACCATTTTGGCCGCCTTCGAAATGGACGAAATCATTTACGAGCTTCGTCACCACTTGGCAGGACTGAATGCGGGGCGCTGGGATTATATTTTTAGTATCATCAAAAAATTCAAAGATTATCCCGAATTTATCTTGCCCGACCGTACTCAAGTCACGATGCGAATGCCGTTTATGCGGGCTTATTGTCGGCTTTTGGTTCAAACCTGCCACAAACGAGGTGCGCACGCCATCGGTGGGATGTCGGCCTTCATTCCTAGCCGCCGCGATGCCGAGGTCAACCGCATTGCCTTCGAACGGGTAGAAGCCGACAAACAATTAGAAGTAGAAACTGGCTTTGATGGCACGTGGGTTGCGCATCCCGATTTGGTATCGGTTGCCAAAGCCCCTTTTGACGCTCTGCTTGGTGCTCAGCCTCACCAAAAACACATCAAACGCCAACATGACCGCATCGAAGCCGAAGCGCTTATCGACGTTTACATCAAGGAAGGAACCATCAGTGAAAACGGCTTACGTGCCAATATCAACATTGGTATCTTGTACATTGCCTCTTGGCTACGTGGCGTAGGTGCTGCCGCCATTCATAACCTGATGGAGGATGCCGCCACTGCCGAAATTTCGCGGGCACAGGTATGGCAATGGCTGCATCACGAGGTCAAAACCTTTGATGGACGCCCAATAACGCTCAATTGGTACAAAAACGTTTTTATCGAAGAAATCAATAAAATCAAAGAAGACGTTGGTATCGAAGCATTTACCAAAGGCCATTACGAACAAGCTGCCGAGTTGTTTGACCATTTGGTTACACAGCCTCAATTCGAGTCCTTTTTAACACTCCCCGCTTACGAGCTTTTAGAAGCTTAG